From the Actinomycetota bacterium genome, one window contains:
- a CDS encoding acyltransferase domain-containing protein — protein sequence MEKIAFTFPGQGRIARNSGAPWSDDPAGWPFVRASAILGWDVIEVLESGDAALSDTRKAQPAIYVHSAACHLLAKEEGLRPDLVAGHSLGEYAALFAAGGVSFEQGLELVVRRAELAHQAGGTGVMRVVLGLPDKTVGQLCRTVRRQVGKVFLANSNAPGQVVISGESEAVEETARRAMAAGAKRVLTLPIGGGFHTPLMRAARRPFKDAIDRIDLTRLEVPLVSNAKARVVRSGRQAGRLLARQLTSPVHWTSCVERLRDLGTTSYVELGPGKVLEGLIRRIDPRAVVSIAATPDEVRALAKSARA from the coding sequence GTGGAAAAGATCGCCTTCACCTTCCCTGGCCAGGGCCGCATCGCCAGGAACAGCGGTGCCCCCTGGTCCGACGACCCGGCCGGCTGGCCGTTCGTCCGGGCGTCGGCGATCCTCGGCTGGGACGTGATCGAGGTCCTGGAGTCCGGCGACGCCGCCCTGTCCGACACCCGTAAGGCCCAGCCGGCCATCTACGTCCACTCCGCCGCCTGCCACCTCCTGGCCAAGGAGGAGGGGCTGCGGCCCGACCTGGTCGCCGGCCACTCCCTTGGCGAGTACGCCGCCCTGTTCGCGGCCGGCGGGGTCAGCTTCGAGCAGGGCCTCGAGCTGGTCGTGCGCCGGGCCGAGCTGGCCCACCAGGCCGGCGGCACCGGGGTCATGCGGGTCGTCCTCGGCCTGCCCGACAAGACGGTCGGCCAGCTCTGCCGCACCGTCCGGCGCCAGGTCGGCAAGGTGTTCCTGGCCAACTCCAACGCCCCCGGCCAGGTCGTCATCTCCGGCGAGTCCGAGGCGGTCGAGGAGACGGCCCGGCGAGCCATGGCCGCCGGGGCCAAGCGGGTCCTGACCCTGCCCATCGGCGGCGGCTTCCACACCCCGCTGATGCGCGCGGCCAGGCGTCCTTTCAAGGACGCCATCGACCGCATCGACCTGACCCGCCTCGAGGTCCCCCTGGTCTCCAACGCCAAGGCCCGGGTGGTCCGCAGCGGCCGCCAGGCCGGCCGCCTCCTGGCCCGCCAGCTCACCAGCCCCGTCCACTGGACCAGCTGCGTCGAGCGCCTCCGGGATCTCGGCACCACCAGCTACGTCGAGCTCGGCCCCGGCAAGGTCCTCGAGGGCCTGATCCGCCGCATCGACCCCCGAGCCGTGGTCTCCATCGCCGCCACCCCCGACGAGGTCCGCGCCCTCGCCAAATCAGCCCGCGCCTGA